A genomic region of Cannabis sativa cultivar Pink pepper isolate KNU-18-1 chromosome 1, ASM2916894v1, whole genome shotgun sequence contains the following coding sequences:
- the LOC115702258 gene encoding LOW QUALITY PROTEIN: UDP-glycosyltransferase 91C1 (The sequence of the model RefSeq protein was modified relative to this genomic sequence to represent the inferred CDS: inserted 1 base in 1 codon): MPLIIYIVTMTLENCNVSKLLLSVDSGGLGFKVREYFFFEGNFPTVRTAYIYIYERVIFLLRIKLRYMEKKKLNSDVNQLHIAVFPWLAQGHLLPFFQVSMFLVQKGHRVSFITTPKNHTRLPKSLIPSNLSHLITFVDLPLPTTVDGLSDGAESTADLPIHKVPFLKKAFDGLQPSLTKFLQHSGHDITWIVHDFACYWLPPLANRLGIKLVFFSIFNATSMALGXPPSEMASDYRSRPEDYTLVPKWWKDMPYEVAFKLHEIESHWDCMDSDVSDFQRIKEVVQGCHILLVRTCPEFEPESLSLLKTLHNKPVLPIGLLPPFEPREDGDHNRWEALKLWLDCRKHKSVVYIALGSELSLSQESMHELAFGIEKSELPFVWVINNRPLVEGKLGLDIIPSGFETRVSDRGMIWWGWAPQLRILAHPSVGGFLTHCGWSSVIEGLGLGLSLILFPGGSSDVGLMARLLHGMGIGLEIPRDDKNGSFSSESVAESIRRVMVEEEGEAIRVKSRHEMRAIFGNVEVQNKYSNEFVEFLVRYSTESTR; the protein is encoded by the exons atgcctttaataatatatatagtcacAATGACACTTGAAAATTGCAATGTGTCCAAATTATTATTGTCAGTGGATAGTGGCGGCTTAGGATTTAAAGTGagggaatattttttttttg aaggCAACTTCCCCACGGTCCGtactgcatatatatatatatatgagagagTCATCTTTCTGCTACGaatcaaattaagatatatGGAGAAGAAGAAACTAAATAGTGATGTTAACCAACTTCACATAGCAGTATTCCCATGGCTAGCACAAGGCCATTTACTCCCATTTTTCCAAGTCTCCATGTTCTTAGTTCAAAAGGGTCACCGTGTTTCCTTCATCACCACCCCAAAAAACCATACTAGACTCCCAAAAAGTCTAATTCCCTCAAATCTATCCCATCTCATAACATTCGTTGACCTGCCTTTGCCAACCACCGTGGACGGCTTATCGGATGGAGCTGAGTCAACTGCCGACTTACCCATTCACAAAGTCCCTTTCCTCAAGAAAGCCTTCGATGGACTCCAACCAAGTTTGACTAAGTTTCTACAACACTCCGGCCACGACATTACTTGGATCGTCCATGACTTCGCTTGCTACTGGCTACCTCCACTCGCCAATCGACTTGGGATCAAGTTGGTTTTCTTTTCCATATTTAACGCCACCTCGATGGCCTTGG TACCTCCATCGGAAATGGCTAGCGATTACCGCAGCCGACCAGAGGATTACACGTTGGTTCCTAAATGGTGGAAGGATATGCCATACGAGGTTGCTTTTAAGTTACATGAGATAGAATCTCACTGGGATTGTATGGATTCCGATGTTTCTGATTTTCAAAGGATTAAAGAGGTGGTTCAGGGCTGCCATATCCTCCTCGTCCGAACTTGCCCTGAGTTCGAACCCGAATCACTGAGTCTTCTCAAGACTCTTCACAATAAACCGGTTCTTCCTATTGGGCTGTTGCCGCCATTTGAACCTCGTGAAGATGGAGATCACAATAGATGGGAAGCTCTAAAACTGTGGCTAGATTGCAGAAAACACAAGTCCGTGGTTTATATTGCGCTTGGTTCCGAGTTGAGTCTGAGTCAAGAATCGATGCACGAGTTAGCTTTTGGGATTGAGAAATCTGAGTTGCCGTTTGTTTGGGTAATTAACAATCGTCCATTGGTAGAAGGGAAATTGGGTTTGGACATAATTCCATCTGGATTCGAAACTCGGGTCTCGGATCGGGGTATGATATGGTGGGGTTGGGCTCCCCAATTGAGAATCTTGGCTCACCCTTCCGTGGGTGGGTTCTTGACTCATTGCGGTTGGAGTTCGGTAATCGAAGGCCTGGGGCTTGGACTGTCGTTGATTCTATTTCCCGGTGGAAGCTCGGATGTGGGGTTAATGGCGAGGTTGCTTCATGGCATGGGAATCGGGTTAGAAATTCCCCGAGATGATAAAAATGGCTCGTTCAGTAGTGAATCTGTGGCTGAGTCGATTCGGCGAGTCATGGTGGAGGAGGAAGGAGAGGCCATCAGAGTTAAGTCACGTCATGAGATGAGGGCAATATTTGGCAATGTGGAGGTGCAGAATAAGTACTCAAACGAGTTCGTTGAGTTCCTTGTAAGGTATAGCACTG